The Mesobacillus jeotgali genome window below encodes:
- a CDS encoding HAD hydrolase-like protein, producing MKILWDLDGTILDTWPTLVEAFTVVANKDLKYEEVLPHLKYGTAYEFYGVDKKKVTEFREIERTLSNDRKPLFTYVKDVLASADANVLVTHRNRRSTEELLEHWDLGPFFEEVICPADDGYSLKPDIHAYKYLHDRYQLDLAVGDQSTDLIPARKIGIQTCSFREANEFADKTIYCYSEFPYK from the coding sequence ATGAAAATCCTCTGGGACCTGGACGGTACAATCCTTGATACGTGGCCGACACTTGTCGAGGCATTTACGGTTGTGGCAAATAAAGATCTGAAGTATGAAGAAGTCCTGCCTCATTTGAAATATGGGACAGCCTATGAATTTTACGGTGTCGATAAAAAGAAGGTAACTGAATTCCGCGAGATTGAACGCACTTTGTCCAATGACAGGAAGCCGCTTTTTACATATGTTAAGGATGTGCTTGCAAGCGCGGATGCAAATGTACTCGTCACGCATCGTAATCGGCGCTCAACAGAAGAGCTGCTGGAACACTGGGATCTCGGGCCATTTTTCGAGGAAGTCATATGCCCTGCTGATGACGGCTATTCGCTAAAGCCGGATATCCATGCCTATAAGTACCTGCATGATCGGTATCAATTGGACCTTGCAGTCGGCGATCAGAGCACCGACCTGATTCCCGCAAGGAAAATCGGAATTCAAACCTGTTCCTTCCGTGAAGCGAATGAGTTTGCAGACAAAACCATCTATTGTTATTCGGAATTTCCATATAAGTAG
- a CDS encoding PTS transporter subunit EIIC has protein sequence MRNEERLAREILAQLGGADNIADVASCMTRLRVKPADYSKVNLAGIKKVDGVLGVVEAETLQIILGPGIVTKVANEVSEITGKTASLVDESDPDPFEGLAGRTKDELNKKNATPFKLFLRRIASIFIPLIPAIVASGLIAGITNVIIRSGADPESTLIQFLNLIGWGIFSYLGVFVGINTAREFGGSPALGGAAGILIINPGLANITLFGEALVPGRGGLIGVMLAAAFIALLEKRIRKFVPSSLDIIITPTLSLLITGIATLFVLQPVGGWISDLITKGLLGLLDVGGILAGLVLAGTFLPLVVTGLHQGLTPVHMELINTIGDDPLLPILAMGGAGQVGAAFAIYFKTKNERLKKVIKGGLPVGMLGIGEPLIFGVTLPLGRPFITACLGAAVGGAFQAFFKIATIAIGVSGIPLAFLVHTNQILLYLLGLLLAYVFGFIFTWTFGFKEEMAKDI, from the coding sequence ATGCGTAATGAAGAACGCCTGGCAAGGGAAATACTTGCGCAGCTTGGCGGCGCAGATAATATTGCTGATGTTGCCTCGTGCATGACCCGCCTGCGTGTCAAGCCGGCTGACTACAGCAAAGTCAATCTTGCCGGCATCAAAAAAGTCGATGGCGTGCTCGGTGTCGTTGAAGCAGAAACATTACAGATTATCCTTGGACCTGGGATTGTCACTAAAGTAGCGAATGAAGTTTCAGAGATCACCGGCAAGACTGCCAGTTTAGTAGACGAATCCGATCCGGATCCCTTCGAGGGACTTGCAGGACGTACGAAGGACGAACTCAACAAGAAAAATGCGACTCCGTTCAAGCTTTTCCTAAGAAGGATTGCCAGCATCTTCATTCCGCTGATTCCGGCGATTGTCGCATCCGGTTTAATTGCGGGAATCACCAATGTCATCATCCGTTCTGGTGCTGACCCTGAATCGACGCTTATTCAGTTTCTTAACCTGATCGGCTGGGGTATCTTCAGTTATCTCGGTGTATTTGTCGGTATCAACACGGCTCGTGAATTCGGAGGCTCGCCTGCACTTGGCGGTGCTGCTGGTATCCTGATCATCAACCCGGGTCTTGCGAACATCACTTTGTTTGGTGAAGCACTTGTTCCTGGCCGCGGTGGGTTGATCGGCGTCATGCTTGCTGCAGCTTTCATTGCATTGCTTGAAAAACGGATCCGTAAATTCGTTCCGTCTTCTTTGGATATTATCATTACTCCTACTCTATCATTATTGATTACTGGTATTGCTACATTATTCGTGCTTCAGCCTGTTGGGGGATGGATTTCCGATTTGATCACAAAGGGCTTGCTTGGCCTTCTTGATGTCGGCGGAATCCTTGCAGGACTGGTCCTTGCCGGAACATTCCTTCCTCTTGTTGTTACAGGTTTGCACCAGGGCTTGACTCCTGTGCATATGGAATTGATCAACACGATTGGTGACGACCCGCTGCTGCCTATCCTTGCAATGGGTGGTGCAGGCCAGGTTGGTGCGGCATTTGCGATTTACTTTAAAACAAAGAATGAGAGACTTAAAAAGGTCATCAAGGGCGGGCTTCCAGTTGGTATGCTCGGCATCGGCGAACCGCTTATTTTCGGTGTCACCCTGCCGCTTGGCCGTCCATTCATCACTGCATGTCTAGGGGCAGCAGTCGGCGGAGCATTCCAGGCATTCTTTAAAATTGCAACGATTGCCATCGGTGTTTCCGGTATCCCGCTTGCCTTCCTAGTTCATACAAATCAAATACTGCTCTACTTGCTTGGGCTTCTGCTTGCCTACGTATTCGGGTTCATCTTCACCTGGACGTTTGGCTTTAAAGAAGAAATGGCTAAAGACATCTAA
- a CDS encoding DapH/DapD/GlmU-related protein, whose product MRRTTRYRVEGANSLWHVYKTVPFWKVVKNFVVIQVARYTPFLGMKNWLYRTFLRMKVGDQTSFALMVMLDVMFPEKISVGRNTVIGYNTTILAHEYLIKEYRLGDVEIGSEVMIGANSTLMPGIRIGDGAIVSAGTLVHKDVPAGAFVGGNPMRVIYTKEELAERWADDEIYGTSTK is encoded by the coding sequence ATGAGAAGGACGACTCGTTACCGAGTAGAAGGAGCAAACTCACTCTGGCATGTGTATAAAACCGTCCCGTTCTGGAAAGTCGTCAAAAATTTCGTCGTCATCCAGGTGGCGCGCTACACGCCGTTTCTTGGTATGAAAAACTGGCTGTACCGCACCTTTCTGCGAATGAAAGTCGGCGACCAGACCTCCTTTGCGCTGATGGTCATGCTTGACGTCATGTTCCCAGAAAAAATCTCTGTTGGCCGCAATACCGTCATTGGCTATAACACGACGATCCTGGCGCACGAATATTTGATCAAGGAATACCGCCTCGGCGACGTTGAAATTGGCAGTGAAGTCATGATCGGCGCCAATTCCACCCTCATGCCAGGCATCAGGATCGGTGACGGCGCCATCGTCTCTGCCGGAACACTCGTACACAAAGACGTCCCGGCCGGAGCCTTTGTCGGCGGCAACCCGATGCGCGTGATCTACACAAAAGAAGAACTCGCAGAACGCTGGGCAGATGATGAGATCTATGGGACTAGCACCAAATAA
- the murQ gene encoding N-acetylmuramic acid 6-phosphate etherase, translating to MEIAKLNTEQQNPKTMNIDLMSTEEIITVINQEDTIVPNVLARQVPNISEVVDKIVAAFKNGGRLIYIGAGTSGRLGIIDASECPPTFGTAPELVIGIIAGGKEAMTEALEGVEDDKDQGRADLVNINLTPDDIVVGIAASGRTPYTIGALEYAKEIGATTVSVVCSKDSEMEKISDHTIAAVVGPEVITGSTRMKAGTAQKLILNMLSTASMIKLGKVYGNLMVDVQMTNEKLHNRAVNIVKMATGASDEEARTAIKEQNYHTKAAILQITTGLRGTEAKELLEKHEGYLRDAISDFYENNGK from the coding sequence ATGGAAATAGCAAAGCTTAATACAGAACAACAGAACCCGAAAACAATGAATATTGACTTGATGTCGACAGAGGAAATCATCACCGTTATCAACCAGGAGGACACAATCGTTCCGAATGTGCTCGCAAGGCAGGTTCCGAACATTTCGGAAGTCGTCGACAAAATCGTCGCTGCCTTTAAAAACGGCGGCCGACTGATCTATATTGGTGCAGGGACTTCCGGGCGGCTCGGAATCATCGATGCTTCCGAATGCCCTCCGACATTCGGAACGGCCCCGGAACTTGTCATCGGGATCATCGCCGGCGGCAAGGAAGCGATGACCGAAGCACTGGAAGGAGTCGAGGATGACAAAGACCAGGGCCGGGCTGATCTGGTAAACATCAACCTGACACCTGATGATATTGTTGTAGGGATCGCTGCCAGTGGACGCACACCATATACGATTGGGGCTTTGGAGTACGCAAAGGAGATTGGAGCAACAACAGTATCCGTGGTCTGCAGCAAGGATTCCGAAATGGAGAAAATCTCCGACCATACCATTGCCGCGGTTGTCGGACCTGAAGTGATCACCGGTTCCACAAGGATGAAAGCAGGTACGGCCCAGAAACTGATTTTGAACATGCTGTCAACTGCTTCGATGATCAAACTGGGCAAAGTATATGGCAACCTGATGGTCGATGTCCAGATGACGAATGAAAAATTACATAACCGCGCTGTCAATATCGTGAAAATGGCAACCGGTGCGTCTGACGAGGAAGCTCGAACAGCCATAAAGGAGCAAAACTATCACACGAAAGCGGCCATCCTCCAAATCACGACGGGACTCAGGGGCACTGAGGCAAAAGAACTTTTGGAAAAACATGAAGGCTATCTGCGCGACGCCATCAGCGATTTTTACGAAAACAACGGCAAATAA
- the ppaX gene encoding pyrophosphatase PpaX: MNNKIDTVLFDLDGTLIDTNELIISSFLHTMETYYPGQYKREDVLPFLGPSLKETFEPMDPEGYEEMIKTYRTYNLANHDMLVKSFEGVYETVRTLKENGFHLGIVTTKLSDVVQMGLKLTGLDEFFEVVVALDHVEKAKPDPEPLLKALDMLGSSPDRAIMVGDNHHDILGGKNAGTKTVGVAWSIKGRKHLEEYKPDYILENMADILPILGV, translated from the coding sequence ATGAACAATAAAATAGATACGGTCCTGTTCGATCTTGACGGGACCTTGATTGATACGAACGAACTGATTATTTCATCATTTCTCCATACAATGGAAACCTATTATCCCGGCCAATACAAACGGGAGGATGTCCTTCCGTTTCTAGGGCCGTCGCTTAAGGAAACATTTGAGCCGATGGATCCCGAAGGCTATGAGGAAATGATCAAAACCTATCGTACATACAACCTGGCTAACCACGATATGCTGGTAAAAAGCTTCGAGGGCGTTTACGAAACAGTCCGGACACTGAAAGAAAACGGCTTCCACCTTGGAATCGTAACCACGAAGCTATCTGATGTAGTCCAGATGGGCTTGAAGTTGACAGGTTTGGATGAGTTCTTCGAGGTTGTCGTCGCGCTTGATCACGTTGAAAAAGCGAAGCCGGATCCGGAGCCGCTTTTAAAAGCATTGGACATGCTTGGTTCTTCACCGGACCGTGCAATCATGGTCGGTGATAATCATCATGATATCCTTGGCGGCAAGAACGCCGGCACCAAAACAGTCGGTGTCGCATGGTCCATCAAGGGAAGAAAGCATCTAGAGGAATACAAGCCAGATTATATCTTGGAAAATATGGCTGATATCCTGCCAATACTCGGGGTGTAA
- a CDS encoding nucleoside recognition domain-containing protein, whose amino-acid sequence MGSTLKRGLMVGLNTTWALGKVIFPVTLIVSILQYTPILPWLIKLITPLMSLLGLSGDAAIPLVIGNFLNLYAAIGAILTLDLTVKEVFIIAVMLSFSHNMLVESSVAVKVGVKLWIIVLVRLGLAFISAVVINLVWNGGSEIAKYGMVPAKSEEVSGWGAILLEGITKAGLGIFQLAIIVIPLMVVVQIMKDKQWLAVFSRWMAPATRALGMKENTSTTMAAGLLIGLAYGAGVMIQAVQEDGVSKKDVTLAFIFLVACHAVVEDTLIFVPLGIPVLPLLLIRLGVAILLTITVAIIWNRADIAKRKEAVYEQ is encoded by the coding sequence ATGGGTTCTACATTAAAAAGAGGGTTGATGGTTGGCTTGAACACAACTTGGGCGCTCGGGAAGGTCATCTTTCCCGTCACCTTGATTGTGTCGATCCTTCAATACACCCCGATCCTGCCATGGTTAATCAAACTGATCACGCCACTGATGTCGCTGCTCGGATTGTCAGGGGATGCGGCAATTCCGCTTGTCATCGGGAATTTCCTTAATTTATACGCGGCGATTGGAGCGATCCTGACACTTGATTTGACGGTAAAAGAAGTCTTCATCATTGCGGTGATGCTGAGCTTTTCACATAATATGCTGGTTGAATCGAGTGTAGCCGTCAAGGTTGGCGTCAAGCTTTGGATTATCGTCCTGGTCCGTCTCGGACTCGCATTCATATCTGCAGTGGTCATCAATCTTGTTTGGAATGGCGGATCTGAAATCGCGAAATACGGGATGGTCCCTGCTAAAAGTGAAGAGGTTTCAGGATGGGGAGCAATCCTGCTTGAAGGCATCACGAAGGCGGGGCTCGGCATATTCCAGCTGGCCATCATCGTCATCCCGCTGATGGTCGTTGTCCAGATCATGAAGGATAAGCAATGGCTTGCCGTTTTTTCAAGATGGATGGCACCTGCAACAAGAGCGCTCGGCATGAAGGAGAACACATCGACGACAATGGCTGCCGGCCTGCTGATCGGGCTTGCATATGGCGCTGGCGTGATGATCCAGGCGGTCCAGGAAGATGGAGTCAGCAAGAAGGATGTCACGCTGGCATTCATATTCCTCGTTGCCTGCCACGCCGTCGTTGAAGATACTTTAATTTTTGTTCCGCTTGGAATTCCAGTGCTGCCGCTATTGCTGATCCGACTTGGTGTGGCAATCTTACTGACAATCACAGTTGCGATCATTTGGAACCGCGCGGACATCGCAAAAAGAAAGGAAGCAGTATATGAACAATAA
- a CDS encoding MupG family TIM beta-alpha barrel fold protein has translation MLGISVYLKKDMMDQNAAWIEKAAQYGLNSIFTSLHIPEDNPAEYKELLQKLGQLAKKHSMELMADVSPRSLDYLGLEWEQYDELLQWGLSGIRADYGFTIQQIVELSHKMKIGINASTVTKEELLAWKGAGLNTGNVEAWHNFYPRPETGLDKGFLIERNLMFRSFGITTMAFVPGDKDLRGPVFSGLPTLEKHRCQLPHIAAAELMGSCFTDKILIGDHSVTDEQLELLAFLGKKIIPLRIEPESQEHSELMNRPLTNRMDPARDVIRAVESRSFASIGEVKIPPSNQHERLRGTITIDNELYGRYAGELQIAVNDLPQDEKVNCIGKVVHEDLPLLDEIKAGQKFHFIVRDGHGNSKA, from the coding sequence ATGCTTGGCATTTCCGTATATCTGAAAAAGGATATGATGGATCAAAATGCAGCCTGGATTGAAAAAGCAGCTCAATATGGACTGAACTCCATCTTCACTTCCTTACATATACCTGAAGACAATCCTGCTGAGTATAAAGAGCTTTTACAGAAGCTCGGACAACTTGCGAAAAAGCATAGCATGGAGCTGATGGCCGATGTCTCTCCTCGCTCATTGGATTACCTCGGCCTCGAATGGGAGCAATACGATGAGCTGCTTCAATGGGGGCTATCGGGAATCAGGGCTGATTATGGATTTACAATACAGCAGATTGTGGAGCTTTCGCATAAAATGAAGATAGGAATCAATGCCAGTACGGTAACGAAAGAGGAACTGCTTGCCTGGAAAGGTGCCGGTTTAAATACCGGCAACGTCGAAGCATGGCATAATTTTTACCCGCGCCCTGAAACGGGATTGGACAAGGGTTTCCTGATAGAAAGAAATCTAATGTTCCGTTCCTTTGGAATTACGACAATGGCTTTCGTCCCTGGGGATAAGGATTTGCGCGGGCCTGTTTTTTCCGGGCTCCCTACCCTTGAAAAACATCGGTGTCAGCTGCCGCACATAGCTGCTGCAGAACTGATGGGCTCTTGTTTTACCGATAAGATCTTGATTGGGGATCACTCTGTAACAGACGAACAGCTGGAGTTATTGGCTTTCTTGGGTAAAAAAATCATCCCGCTGCGGATTGAGCCCGAAAGCCAGGAGCACTCCGAATTAATGAATAGGCCGCTGACGAACCGAATGGACCCTGCCCGCGATGTCATTAGGGCGGTTGAATCACGCTCCTTTGCTTCGATAGGAGAAGTAAAGATTCCACCTTCTAATCAGCACGAAAGGCTGCGCGGAACGATTACCATCGACAATGAGCTATACGGCCGCTATGCTGGCGAATTGCAAATCGCCGTAAATGACCTGCCACAGGACGAAAAAGTAAATTGCATTGGTAAAGTAGTACATGAAGACCTGCCATTGCTTGATGAGATCAAAGCAGGACAAAAATTTCATTTTATTGTGAGGGATGGACATGGAAATAGCAAAGCTTAA
- the lgt gene encoding prolipoprotein diacylglyceryl transferase, whose amino-acid sequence MEKNIQPIDPIAFSLGPIQVHWYGVIIGLGIALALWIAMREGERRGLPKDIFADLMLWAIPIAILSARLYYVIFQWDYYAQYPGEIFKVWNGGIAIHGALIGSVITAYFFTKARNVSFWKLADIAAPSIILGQAIGRWGNFMNQEAHGGEVTRAFLENLHLPEFIINQMYINGTYYHPTFLYESIWNLLGFILLMSLRRVNLGRGEIFLSYIIWYSIGRFFVEGMRTDSLMLTESLRIAQTISIALIVFAIGLWIFRRVKGYSKVRYLEN is encoded by the coding sequence ATGGAGAAAAATATTCAGCCGATCGACCCGATTGCCTTTTCGCTCGGGCCGATCCAGGTGCACTGGTATGGTGTCATCATCGGACTTGGAATTGCGCTTGCGTTATGGATTGCCATGCGCGAAGGCGAACGCCGCGGACTTCCGAAAGATATTTTTGCGGATCTGATGCTTTGGGCGATCCCGATCGCAATCCTATCAGCAAGGCTTTACTACGTAATCTTCCAGTGGGATTATTACGCACAGTATCCAGGTGAAATTTTCAAAGTCTGGAATGGCGGCATTGCGATTCATGGTGCGTTGATTGGATCTGTAATCACTGCGTATTTCTTTACAAAGGCACGGAATGTTTCGTTTTGGAAGCTGGCGGACATCGCTGCGCCAAGCATCATCCTTGGACAGGCAATCGGCCGCTGGGGAAACTTCATGAACCAGGAAGCCCACGGCGGAGAAGTGACTAGGGCATTTTTGGAGAACCTCCACCTGCCTGAGTTCATCATCAACCAGATGTACATCAATGGAACGTATTATCATCCAACGTTCTTGTATGAATCGATCTGGAATCTGCTCGGTTTCATCCTGCTGATGTCGTTGCGCAGAGTCAATCTGGGCCGCGGGGAAATTTTCCTCAGCTATATCATCTGGTATTCAATCGGCCGCTTCTTTGTTGAAGGAATGCGAACAGACAGCCTGATGCTGACAGAATCATTGAGGATTGCCCAAACCATTTCAATTGCACTGATTGTTTTTGCAATTGGCTTATGGATTTTCAGAAGAGTCAAGGGTTATTCAAAAGTACGATATTTAGAGAACTAG
- the hprK gene encoding HPr(Ser) kinase/phosphatase produces MPKVRTKDLIKKFDMELISGEEGINRPITTTDISRPGLEIAGYFEYYPAERLQLLGKTELTFFEKLAPRDREERMQKLCTDITPGIIVTRDMEVPAELVEAAERESVPLLRSKQKTTRLSSHLTNYLESKLAPTTAVHGVLVDLYGIGVLITGKSGVGKSETALELVKRGHRLVADDCVEIRQEDIGTLVGNSPDLIEHLLEIRGVGIINVMTLFGAGAVRSHKRISLIIDLEIWDQKKSYDRLGLDEEKLKILDTDITKLTIPVRPGRNLAVIIEVAAMNFRLKRMGVNAAEQFTNRLSDVIEDGDHDEH; encoded by the coding sequence TTGCCGAAAGTCCGTACGAAAGACCTCATCAAGAAATTCGACATGGAATTGATAAGTGGAGAGGAAGGAATCAACCGTCCAATCACCACGACTGACATTTCAAGACCAGGACTAGAAATCGCTGGCTATTTTGAATATTATCCTGCAGAGCGCCTGCAGCTTCTCGGTAAAACAGAGCTGACCTTCTTTGAAAAATTGGCTCCCCGAGACAGGGAAGAGCGGATGCAAAAGCTTTGTACAGATATTACACCGGGCATCATTGTCACGAGAGACATGGAGGTTCCTGCCGAACTGGTCGAGGCAGCAGAACGAGAATCAGTGCCGCTTTTGCGATCAAAGCAAAAAACGACAAGGCTCTCCAGTCACTTGACAAATTATCTTGAAAGCAAGCTGGCACCGACGACCGCAGTCCACGGTGTACTGGTCGATTTGTATGGAATAGGCGTCCTGATCACTGGAAAAAGCGGTGTAGGTAAAAGTGAAACAGCGCTGGAATTGGTCAAAAGGGGACACCGTCTCGTAGCCGATGATTGTGTTGAAATCCGCCAGGAGGATATCGGGACACTCGTCGGGAACTCACCTGATTTGATTGAGCATCTTCTCGAAATCCGCGGCGTAGGGATCATCAATGTGATGACGCTGTTCGGTGCTGGTGCCGTACGTTCACATAAACGGATTTCACTGATCATTGACCTCGAGATCTGGGACCAGAAGAAATCTTATGACAGATTGGGACTTGATGAAGAGAAGCTGAAAATTCTCGACACTGATATAACAAAGCTGACGATCCCGGTTCGCCCAGGCCGAAACCTTGCTGTCATCATCGAGGTAGCAGCAATGAACTTCAGGCTGAAGCGCATGGGTGTGAATGCAGCAGAGCAATTCACCAACAGGCTGTCTGATGTCATTGAAGACGGCGACCATGATGAACATTAA